The Panicum virgatum strain AP13 chromosome 3N, P.virgatum_v5, whole genome shotgun sequence genome includes the window TTGTATAGCCGTCTTGATCATCATCACAgtagaaaaagacgaagcgaggcccgacaAAGAAACTGAAAGGGCGGTACAtaataacggaagttggtccagatggtgaaccgatcgctccagaagctgccgccaaaaaaatTCGTAAGACAAtctggatgtattgtcagggaccacatcccgatcaacTTCAGGCTATGgtaagcttccaatccaagcaaggaacgggatgcggtacccaagagagaaaaagaatggtgctggcgggagcttaagaagaaCTTCACGGTTCTAGCTGAATCAGAAGAGacatgcaagcgctggaccctgagcaaGATGCCCGAACAGCtacaatcattcaagaaaattttgacaaagaaatatatcaagaccgggaccacgcccgtgtttaccggcgagctcgaaaagctcaggggtcactgggatgcatttatgcaatacaagtcttcagagcttgggcttcagaaggtgtaGAAGGCCAAAGataacgcctcgaagaaagtgtaccatcacactctagggcaAGGAGgatacaagcttgcaatacccaaatgagagaagatggagcaggatctgcttgacagaggcatccaacctgctaccatgaactggcctgaaaggtcaaggacctagtTTTATGGTCAtaggggaagcttggacccattgactggggcctgcatctatgggcctaaaatccagctagcagcccagagactataGGAGGGCATACAAGCAGTGGCCCagggaacattccagctggatagagagagggacgagttgacttacgcccttgggattCCAGAATATCCGGGccacacaagaggcaaaggcatggttccgtggaagtatgggttcagggattacattgaatcatatagaagctgGCAAAAAACAAAGAATGATGAGCGTGAGCACTTgtgaaggctagaggaacggctcatgtaacacgatcaaagactggaggaagaggttcaacgccaagtggccatagcaatgagccagcaataGCAAGCGCAACTGGTGCCtctagagcctaatgtcgcagccgatcatctgtctcagcggaaaagcagctgcgcttccacagacgtcgccgtcgagcCAATGGGGATTCAGGCCATAGTTGAAGCGATGGGCCCGCAGCGATTtctagtggatgagatcacccagcggacaccttgtgacctgcagactgccattaagaacttaatgttcactgttgcgtacggtaccgccatgccaacccaaccaggcgacgtgtaccacgggcagcaaattccggcaggatatacaagagttggcatggagcaggtgtgccagggttgggcgacgctcgagcttgatattcctagagtcgatggggagaggacactagcaaaagccattcatggctacatcctatgggataagcgctacattatcctaaagtcggatgatcgaacaccaagaccggcatctcagcatgcctctccaaggccgtcatctccgcaaaactccccaagagcagcactgtctcggcaaggttcaccggcacattctccatcaccatcatctcatgtgccgatgaacactcaagcgtcaccgtcgcctccatggtcaccccctccgccgccggcaaagaagcagaaacagctgccggcaaagaaggtagctacaccggctaaggagcctccaaagaagaaggaaaagaaaaaaaatcaaggaggctcctattaaaccctgggacctGAGtattgaagaatgcgatcggaggACTGctgaaagagttaaagagcacttcaagccgaagccggagccggagccggagcccgagaaagtgataaattcgggagatttgaaattttttaagggaatgtgcgaagcaaataagagaaaattcattccgagagatcccCCTTCATACTACgaccgcacaattatcaaaactactgagaaaaagaagagacaatcaaagtcatcgtcgtccgacgttccacagctcggagcccaaaagaaacaatcaatagagcctctcgtagtgggacagacgacgcaacaacaagactttgttatatTTTTGAAAGAAGCAAACTTGGCGGtagctcagattgcagggggagaagatattccaaaggccgatgtggtcgtcaaatggacgtatgagctcGGCAAATCTCTTGTGCCCCACGAAGTAGTGTCCGtacttccaacgcaaatgtataagctgcaccagcactacatgcgtgcgatggccgattgcatcttcatgcagggcgcaaagattaaagatgacaatttcttacgggggggggccattatatggataaaccgGGAAGAactttaccaactattccatcaggaggacctcgacatctctatggtcggcttgtgggttctgtaagtattttactctccttacgtattgttttgcatgatctcaacatactgatcccttgatttattcggtatcatgtagaatggagatacaaacttgcaggagaaagagaaactctcacctcgtcttcatcgacccaattacttgtaattggaggcttctacgcgacaattccgatgagattgttcaagtacataagcgttcatcacaacaagcaaatgatattgtttccttacaactttgcatgagtgattccttccgtctaactctttctattctatatcatcgaattgtttaaaccttaactattTCGTATAATCATGCAGtcaacactgggtcctaatagTCATACTTGTCGACATTAGCATGATgttggttatggactcattaaggagacctccagaacaatacaatgatcttcttaacatgatgaaaaagtaattctaccactactccatcgatgaccgataatttgaatcactttgttacttgactataattattctaatcttgcacagggtttggaaacaagtcgctaaaaatcatccaggcaaattggacaaggaattgaagatcaagacagattttgcggtacgcacttggatgattcctTGCAcgtttcattagttttattatatattcatgtaaatacctgataatttcttctctcttaaagtgtatgaggcagaaacaaggcactaatttatgcgcatactatgtatgcgagaacatccacggtctggtaggtcctccaaaggccttggcagattgggaggaggaagtaagtaaaaaacttattaatgtttgaactcgtattttaattagtcgaaattaattatccccattttccataggtcgaggagatgcgcgataaactcataccggaggaaaagattatggcgatttaagaacaattgtccggatttattgttcagcaagtcctcgatccaaaaggcaaattctactatgatggacaatCTCacattgacaatcgcagcaaatataataatatacgcgtatatatataattaagaacgaatatacctatgtaaatatatatgtgtgtgtatgtattatatttctatttatgagtatgtatgtattatatatttaagccctccaataatatatatgtgtatatatatatgtttatatatgaaaactatctaggacaaatattatataagtaactatatatatatgtatatattagtggagatcttacacactgaattccaatacataagtttaattgaaatgtaaaagtataattgaaatagaaaaagaattgagaaaagagaaacaaaaaaaatggaccttttctcccggttggtaacaccaaccgggacaaaagggtgcgccaggcaCTTGGCGCTGgcagccccttttgtcccgattggtgttaccaaccagtACAAAAGGGTgtttttttgtcccggttgccagacccgggacaaaagggcaccccttttatcccggccTATCgtttccggttgggaaaccgggacaatagGGATTTTCTAACTGGGACAAATCAGCGTTTCTGTAGTAGTTACTCAAATAAAGATCTACAATGTTGAGCAACTTGGGGCTAACAGACCAAGGCCCACGGAGTCTTCAACGTTGGCCATCCCGCGAGTTCACCCATGCAGCTCGCAAGACAGAGAAGCGGGCGTGCTCCCAGTATGCACGGCCGAAAAATGAGTAACCATGCATTGACTAAAAAAAGCAAAGTAAGCTAGAAACAAGCGCAGTGCGCAGCATTATTACAAACCAACACAGTTCTTTGTCCATTCTCTAAGGAAGGATAATGTTTTACTTTATCAAATAATACACACAATGAATAATATTAAACCACAACAAGTACCACGATGGCAATTTATCCTTATTAGGCTATTTGAATGCTAAGGCACCAGACAGCGACAACAGTATCTAGTAGAAGTAAAAGGCAGACATACGAACTCGATCCTCTTGTCGTAAATGATAATAACATAGTCATGCAGGGAACGCGAAGTCCCTAGATCATGCGGACCTCTTTAATACGAGACACATTCTGTTGCCATCCATGATTCTTCCATCGGTCTCCAAAATCTGGATGAAGATTAACCATCCAGAGCTTCTTGAGGGAACCAAGGGAATCAATACCTTTAGGGATCGTCCCCAACTTTGTCATAGACAGAAGATACAATGCTTCGATGCTGGGAATGGCACCACTTTCGATCTCCAATGATAAAACCTCATGCATATCCTTCAAGCGAAGGGTCTTAAGATTTGGAAACCCTCCTGCACGAATGACAATATGTTGTGTACTATTCACTATAGTCACTTTATTAAGGCTCAAGTATGTTAGGTTTTGTAGATGGGATGAAAGTTTCTCCATTGTATCTTCTCCAAGCTTGGACCAGCTTATCTCAAGGTAGTTGAGATTTCCTCCATGATCCTGAAATATTGGGCATTCAAGCGTCCCCGCGGTCCACTTCCCCTTTACAATCAGCCTCTGGAGCTTGTTCGATGTCGGGATGAGATCTTTGAGGGACAATTCCTCTTCCTCATTACTTGCAGAAAGGGACAAACTTGAAAGTAATGGTAGCTTTGACACAGCAGCAAAGATCATTGCGCATTGATCATTTCTTATGTTATCAACGGACAAACTTTCAAGTTTCACCAGTCTCTCTAGTTGAGCTGCTAACTCCTTGCTTGCTTGGACGGTCTCAAAAGTTTGCAGATCTTGTAAGGTTGATAGTGCTCTGGGTGCTGCTACTCCTCTAAGACATTCGAATACCAGCTCCCTCTTGTCAACACAGCAGTCAGCAAATAGGTGGCTCAGTTTCTTGACCTTTGCAATTCCCCGTGGCAATCTTTCTATGTAAGTTGATTTGACATCAAGAGTTAGCAAGTTGGATAGCTTCTCCACAGAATGTGGCAGAAACTTAATTTTTGTATCCCTTAAGCCAAGATACCTTAAATTAAAAAGTTGCCCTACTGATGACGGAACCGCGGTGATCATCGAACCTCGGAGCTCAAGAACAGCAAGGTACCTGGATTCAAGCAGAATTGACCATACTGTGCCGGGTGATGATGCAGGTGTACTGTTTCCATTTCCATGTGCCATTAGGGTCCGAAGATGTGGTAGTCGCATCTGCTTGTTTACATTAGTTACTCCGGTTGACAGACGACGAATTATTCCACTATCCACTATTGTCATTGCATCAGAATCGTTTGTAGTACCAAATCTCACCTTCTTAGCTATAGACATAGCCAGGTCCCGCACTATGTCGTGCATCTTACATATGCTGACCCTGCCAAGCTCATCCTTCTCCACAAGTTGTAGCATATTCCTGAGGATCAGCTCCATCAGATAGCCCTCAGCCACCTCTTCTGCTGTGCTCTCTTCAGTTTTCACTGCAAATCCCTCTGCAACCCATAACAGAACAAGATCTCTCCGTGAAAGATAGTAGTTTTGCGGAAACATACTGCAGTACAGAAAACAGTTCCGGAGCTCTCCAGGTAAGTCATGATAGCTCAGGTTTATGATTCCCTGCACATCATCATCCTTGGCTAGCTGGTAACGGAGCTGATTATATACTTGGGTCCAGACAGATGCAATCTGCGGCCTCGAAGACAAAAGGATGCCGATTGAGACAATTGCTAGTGGCAAGCCTTGACATCTTTGCACAATATCTTTAGCCAGCTTCTCAAGATCTCCGGGGCACTGATTATTTTCATTATTGGCAAAGGCCCGTTTGCAGAAGAGATCATATGCATCTTTGTTGTCCAGGGATCTGAGTTCAAGTCGACGATCCGGTCTTGCAAGAGAAGCCACATCGCC containing:
- the LOC120666252 gene encoding disease resistance protein RPM1-like; this translates as MAESILLALTKVGYCLAEQAGTQVLEEIKKLRELPSKVRKIERELRMMKSSIRQIDSRIDAEDLHSEWIVEVRKLAYRVEDIMDNFTYHALQLEGESFVLRQAKKLHYSKVFRSIASDITQIEEDIQHVVSLRERYIQFDYSNHQQAAAEAFVPQVRFPQFVNDGELVGINSYRDQLTDWLHNTTEQNKTVITVSGMGGLGKTTLVANVYERAKRDFQAHAWIAMSKAYTVDSLLRTLIRNIGDTEEQTGPDKATPELRSILNKKLKKHKTIVVLDDLWEQRTFLDIKDSFNDVGESRIVITTRLGDVASLARPDRRLELRSLDNKDAYDLFCKRAFANNENNQCPGDLEKLAKDIVQRCQGLPLAIVSIGILLSSRPQIASVWTQVYNQLRYQLAKDDDVQGIINLSYHDLPGELRNCFLYCSMFPQNYYLSRRDLVLLWVAEGFAVKTEESTAEEVAEGYLMELILRNMLQLVEKDELGRVSICKMHDIVRDLAMSIAKKVRFGTTNDSDAMTIVDSGIIRRLSTGVTNVNKQMRLPHLRTLMAHGNGNSTPASSPGTVWSILLESRYLAVLELRGSMITAVPSSVGQLFNLRYLGLRDTKIKFLPHSVEKLSNLLTLDVKSTYIERLPRGIAKVKKLSHLFADCCVDKRELVFECLRGVAAPRALSTLQDLQTFETVQASKELAAQLERLVKLESLSVDNIRNDQCAMIFAAVSKLPLLSSLSLSASNEEEELSLKDLIPTSNKLQRLIVKGKWTAGTLECPIFQDHGGNLNYLEISWSKLGEDTMEKLSSHLQNLTYLSLNKVTIVNSTQHIVIRAGGFPNLKTLRLKDMHEVLSLEIESGAIPSIEALYLLSMTKLGTIPKGIDSLGSLKKLWMVNLHPDFGDRWKNHGWQQNVSRIKEVRMI